Proteins from a genomic interval of Cupriavidus sp. WKF15:
- a CDS encoding branched-chain amino acid ABC transporter permease: protein MKIPTSFFGPCLAGALVLMLPLASDSPFYLDLAIHIMLAALVATSLNLLLGLGGLLSFAQSALAGAAAYGLAIAGQHAGLGPWMLAAIAVGAAVALSVVVGMLALRTSGLSIGMITLAIAQVLWGVAMHWGSVTGGENGMTGISRPALPWMDTGNPIVWFEFVAVCFLAMLCLVHRFMRSQLGRCLDGTRSQPRRMSALGFDVWRIRLLAFAFAGLVAAIAGVLLAFHQQFISPHALSLGETAESLLMVIVGGPATLLGPVIGAAIVVGFRVLVSGYIESWPTFLGLLLIAVVLFVPAGIVPGLASLFRSRSIR from the coding sequence ATGAAGATTCCTACTTCTTTCTTCGGCCCTTGCCTTGCTGGTGCACTGGTCCTGATGCTGCCGCTGGCGAGCGATTCGCCTTTCTACCTGGACCTGGCGATCCACATCATGCTTGCGGCCTTGGTTGCAACCAGTCTTAATCTGCTTCTTGGGCTGGGGGGACTGCTGTCGTTCGCACAATCGGCGCTAGCGGGTGCGGCCGCCTATGGGTTAGCCATCGCCGGCCAGCACGCAGGGCTGGGGCCCTGGATGCTCGCAGCCATTGCAGTGGGCGCCGCCGTAGCGCTCTCTGTAGTCGTCGGGATGCTTGCGCTGCGAACCAGTGGACTCAGTATCGGCATGATCACGCTGGCCATTGCCCAGGTGCTGTGGGGAGTAGCCATGCACTGGGGCAGCGTGACGGGCGGTGAGAATGGCATGACTGGAATTTCCAGGCCTGCGCTGCCGTGGATGGATACGGGAAATCCGATCGTCTGGTTCGAGTTCGTGGCGGTCTGCTTTCTCGCGATGCTGTGCCTGGTGCACAGGTTCATGCGCTCGCAACTCGGCCGCTGTCTGGACGGCACGAGATCGCAGCCGCGCCGGATGTCCGCCCTGGGCTTTGATGTCTGGCGTATTCGACTGCTCGCCTTCGCATTTGCCGGACTGGTAGCAGCGATTGCGGGGGTGCTGCTTGCGTTCCACCAGCAATTCATCAGTCCCCACGCGCTATCGCTTGGCGAAACCGCGGAAAGCTTGCTGATGGTCATAGTCGGCGGCCCTGCCACGCTGCTCGGACCTGTGATCGGTGCAGCGATCGTTGTCGGCTTTCGTGTACTGGTAAGCGGCTATATCGAGAGCTGGCCAACG